A single region of the Puniceicoccus vermicola genome encodes:
- a CDS encoding LysE family translocator produces the protein MIWEGAIAFFGLLLLLAIVPGPTDAMVVAQAVRRGYGAAWGVIVGVVLADWLMIALVLVGFEVWVDFFELHQRFLVWISALLLTGLAISIFRSAGRTETEAEPAGNGGVRSGLAGGFLVTFVDPEALAFYCGVLPTFVSPGEVGLGETVFLGGVVSVLICGVKGTYAWLAVHGIRSKMAPRTQKTVLRGVALVMLAMAGWIILR, from the coding sequence ATGATCTGGGAAGGGGCAATTGCTTTTTTCGGACTGCTTCTTCTGCTGGCAATCGTTCCCGGGCCGACTGATGCCATGGTCGTGGCCCAGGCGGTTCGGCGGGGTTATGGAGCCGCGTGGGGAGTCATCGTCGGTGTAGTTCTGGCCGATTGGCTGATGATCGCGCTCGTTCTTGTGGGATTCGAAGTCTGGGTCGATTTTTTTGAGCTTCACCAGCGGTTCCTCGTTTGGATTTCGGCTCTTCTCCTGACCGGATTGGCGATCTCGATCTTCCGCTCGGCGGGTCGGACTGAAACGGAAGCTGAACCGGCGGGCAACGGAGGCGTTCGAAGCGGGCTGGCTGGTGGGTTTCTCGTAACCTTTGTCGATCCGGAGGCGCTCGCCTTTTACTGCGGAGTGCTGCCGACTTTTGTTTCCCCGGGAGAGGTGGGGCTCGGGGAGACGGTTTTCTTGGGAGGGGTCGTGTCGGTTCTGATTTGCGGAGTGAAGGGGACCTATGCTTGGCTAGCGGTTCATGGCATTCGCTCCAAAATGGCTCCCCGAACCCAGAAAACCGTCCTCCGCGGTGTCGCCTTGGTGATGCTCGCTATGGCAGGATGGATCATTTTACGATGA
- a CDS encoding HAD family hydrolase, whose product MKPIRGIIFDMDGVLIDTVGFWADAEREVFSALGVRVTTDLAAITSGMTTAEVTDFWFERFPWDSPSKPAVEEKVISAVARRIREEGRAIPGACEWVRACGERGWKVGLATNSPRCLIPEVLRRLNLEDKFDAVISAEEVESGKPDPAIYRRALEKLGLGAEEAVVVEDSLTGAAAGVAAGCQTFLLGTDEPPIGDEKTDFFPISDFESLAAQVQLRK is encoded by the coding sequence ATGAAGCCGATCCGCGGAATCATTTTCGACATGGACGGAGTCCTTATCGACACGGTGGGATTCTGGGCCGATGCGGAGCGGGAGGTGTTTTCAGCGCTCGGGGTTCGAGTCACGACGGATCTTGCTGCGATTACGTCCGGAATGACGACGGCCGAGGTGACAGATTTTTGGTTCGAGCGATTCCCTTGGGATTCTCCATCGAAGCCAGCGGTTGAAGAAAAGGTGATCTCAGCCGTTGCCCGTCGAATCCGTGAGGAGGGGCGGGCAATTCCGGGGGCCTGTGAATGGGTTCGTGCCTGCGGCGAGCGGGGCTGGAAAGTGGGTCTGGCGACGAATTCGCCTCGTTGCCTGATTCCAGAGGTGCTGCGAAGGCTGAATTTGGAAGACAAATTTGATGCGGTGATTTCCGCCGAGGAAGTTGAGTCGGGCAAACCGGATCCGGCGATCTACCGACGGGCACTTGAGAAGTTGGGGCTGGGGGCCGAGGAGGCAGTCGTCGTCGAGGACTCATTGACAGGAGCGGCAGCGGGTGTGGCGGCCGGTTGTCAGACTTTTCTCTTGGGGACGGACGAGCCGCCCATCGGGGACGAGAAGACTGATTTTTTCCCAATATCCGACTTTGAAAGCCTCGCCGCCCAAGTTCAGTTGCGGAAATAA
- a CDS encoding class I SAM-dependent methyltransferase yields MNTTEAEHNQRIQEQFTKQAIPFTQLKGHLNSVDLLIELSRTGTDDTVLDVACGPGMVACEFARIARHVTGIDLTEKMIEEAKTRQASESLSNLDWQVGSATELPFEDGTFSVVISRYTFHHFTNPGRVLSEMIRVCKPHGRVLVADPVLPAQFVEAFNEMERLRDPSHTKALSIEEFDFMVADSGLVDIQRAGYEVEMELEQQLAASFPNPGDDDKLRHIFREDLTANRLGTQTRSIEGQIHYTYPISIYVGTKTA; encoded by the coding sequence ATGAATACTACAGAAGCCGAACACAATCAACGCATTCAAGAGCAGTTCACCAAGCAGGCGATCCCTTTCACCCAATTGAAAGGTCATCTCAACTCGGTCGATCTCCTCATCGAGCTTTCGAGAACGGGGACAGATGACACGGTTCTCGATGTGGCCTGTGGGCCCGGAATGGTGGCTTGTGAATTTGCTCGGATCGCAAGGCATGTCACCGGAATCGACCTCACCGAAAAGATGATTGAGGAGGCGAAAACTCGCCAAGCCTCGGAATCATTATCGAATCTGGACTGGCAGGTTGGCTCAGCTACTGAACTCCCTTTCGAGGACGGGACCTTTTCCGTAGTGATTTCCCGATATACGTTTCATCACTTCACAAACCCGGGCCGGGTTTTGTCGGAGATGATTCGTGTTTGTAAGCCCCATGGGCGGGTATTGGTCGCCGACCCCGTCCTTCCGGCTCAGTTTGTCGAGGCATTCAACGAAATGGAACGATTGAGAGATCCTTCTCACACAAAGGCTCTTTCGATTGAGGAATTTGATTTTATGGTAGCGGACTCCGGCCTTGTTGATATCCAGAGGGCGGGATACGAGGTCGAGATGGAACTCGAGCAACAGTTGGCTGCTTCGTTTCCGAATCCTGGAGATGACGATAAGTTGAGGCACATCTTCCGCGAAGACTTAACCGCGAATCGCCTCGGAACCCAAACCCGATCGATCGAGGGTCAAATCCACTATACCTACCCGATCTCCATTTACGTCGGAACCAAAACCGCATAA
- a CDS encoding helix-turn-helix transcriptional regulator encodes MSIAGQTMEWAKGAIYFIPAGLAHRILSVSQDFSGVHVLSLSCSISAPLRGEDAGGILVRDPKRYLEFLELMRRYYKADGGERQTIARSILLFFEECDVHLSSTGEGKPLSPTHWVPSRIKDLIDNGADKEGCFQFIEEHMPFSKEHCNRLFKKCYGTTIQAYALNTRAERARLLLKSGRPLSESAAEAGFYDQSQLTKTFRSIFQMTPAKYRKQNF; translated from the coding sequence ATGAGTATTGCCGGCCAGACTATGGAATGGGCGAAGGGTGCGATCTATTTCATACCCGCCGGACTGGCCCACCGGATTCTTTCGGTCTCTCAGGACTTTTCCGGCGTGCATGTCCTCTCGTTATCCTGCTCGATTTCAGCTCCTCTCCGTGGCGAGGACGCTGGAGGGATTTTGGTCAGGGACCCCAAGCGGTATCTTGAATTTCTCGAATTAATGCGGCGTTACTACAAAGCTGACGGAGGCGAAAGACAGACAATCGCTCGTTCGATTCTTCTCTTTTTTGAGGAATGTGATGTCCACCTGAGCAGCACCGGAGAGGGGAAACCTCTGAGCCCTACGCACTGGGTTCCTTCCAGAATTAAAGATCTGATTGATAACGGCGCTGATAAAGAGGGCTGCTTTCAATTCATCGAAGAACATATGCCCTTCTCCAAGGAACATTGTAATCGATTGTTCAAGAAGTGTTACGGCACCACGATTCAAGCCTACGCTCTCAACACCCGCGCCGAGAGGGCTCGGCTCCTTCTCAAGAGTGGACGCCCCCTTTCGGAGTCGGCGGCTGAAGCGGGTTTTTACGACCAGAGCCAGCTCACAAAAACATTCAGAAGTATTTTCCAGATGACCCCCGCGAAATACCGCAAGCAGAACTTCTGA
- a CDS encoding class I SAM-dependent methyltransferase: MDHLKINKETWDRRTKVHVESEFYDVASFKEGRCSLNPVEVKQVGNVEGKSLLHLQCHFGQDTLSWARLGADVTGVDLSVESIEQANSLKHSLGLKANFIESDVVEFGRKNTTQFDIVFTSYGVLCWLPNLGDWALTISRSLRPGGQFHLVEFHPFTELLSGYSYFPRSEPDIEEEGTYTENCDGTRSTTVIWSHSISEVVSALVEAGLTLESFSEHPYSPYDCFDGLEYVPDLGYQMLHKGQQVPLLYSIQARKEIP; this comes from the coding sequence ATGGATCATTTGAAAATCAACAAAGAAACGTGGGACAGGAGAACGAAAGTGCACGTCGAATCAGAGTTCTACGATGTTGCTTCATTCAAAGAGGGAAGATGCTCACTGAACCCAGTGGAGGTGAAACAGGTGGGAAATGTAGAAGGGAAATCACTACTCCATCTCCAATGTCATTTTGGCCAAGACACCTTGTCTTGGGCTCGGCTGGGTGCGGACGTTACGGGAGTGGATTTGTCTGTCGAATCAATTGAGCAAGCCAACTCGTTGAAGCATTCCTTGGGTTTAAAGGCCAATTTCATCGAAAGTGATGTGGTTGAATTTGGCCGTAAAAATACGACCCAATTCGATATCGTCTTCACTTCCTACGGAGTCTTGTGCTGGTTGCCCAATTTAGGGGATTGGGCACTAACCATCTCGAGGTCATTGAGACCGGGTGGCCAATTCCATCTTGTTGAGTTTCACCCCTTCACCGAGTTGCTCTCAGGCTACTCGTATTTCCCAAGAAGTGAGCCGGACATCGAAGAGGAAGGCACCTATACCGAAAACTGCGATGGGACTCGATCCACGACGGTCATCTGGTCACATTCAATCAGTGAAGTTGTCAGCGCTTTAGTGGAGGCAGGATTGACTCTCGAATCATTCTCCGAGCACCCCTACAGCCCTTACGATTGCTTCGATGGCTTAGAGTACGTACCGGACTTGGGGTATCAAATGCTCCACAAAGGTCAGCAGGTTCCCCTGTTGTATTCGATTCAGGCGCGAAAAGAAATTCCCTGA
- a CDS encoding PAS domain-containing sensor histidine kinase: MSSSHSSNQSEGEHSLFPFFEFSPDLLCIAGFDGFFKRVNRAVCRVLGYSEEELMKRPIRELVHPEDRELTARHRDGLLQGRPLLNFENRYVSSGGEVIWLSWNSIPVPESELIYAVAKNISHIKAREEDRNRLLSELTEANEKSKLMNYRTAHDIRSPVAGVLSALSLINTSTISDPETLEIFRMVERSAEDLKRMLDRYVEDLQKGQNAEIGVELIDLAELTQSATQPIDFLLRDSDVRLELDFSAYDQVVFNRTYLESIFQNLLSNSIKYAHPERRCRISIRSRIQEGRKFIDFSDNGIGFDSAKVGEHLFGLNKRHHEHSDSKGVGLYLVYHHMTTLGGFVSVDSEVDVGTRFTLEFPDL, encoded by the coding sequence ATGAGCAGTTCGCATTCATCGAATCAATCGGAAGGGGAACATTCACTTTTTCCTTTCTTCGAATTCTCACCGGATTTGCTCTGCATTGCGGGCTTCGATGGATTTTTTAAACGGGTGAATCGTGCGGTTTGCCGGGTTCTGGGCTACTCGGAGGAGGAGTTGATGAAGCGTCCGATTCGGGAGCTTGTTCATCCGGAGGATCGTGAGTTGACGGCGAGGCATCGTGACGGACTTTTGCAGGGTCGACCCTTGCTGAATTTCGAGAATCGGTATGTCAGTTCAGGGGGCGAGGTGATTTGGCTTTCGTGGAATTCGATTCCGGTTCCGGAATCAGAACTCATCTATGCCGTTGCCAAGAATATTTCTCACATCAAGGCGCGTGAAGAAGATCGAAATCGGTTGTTGAGCGAGTTGACCGAAGCGAATGAAAAGTCGAAGTTGATGAACTACCGGACTGCGCACGATATTCGTTCTCCAGTTGCCGGAGTTCTTTCGGCGCTCAGCCTCATCAATACTTCCACGATCAGTGATCCTGAAACGCTGGAAATTTTCAGGATGGTCGAGCGATCAGCGGAAGATCTTAAGCGAATGCTCGACCGCTACGTGGAGGATTTGCAAAAGGGACAGAATGCGGAGATTGGCGTCGAGTTGATCGATCTTGCTGAGCTGACTCAGTCGGCGACTCAGCCGATTGATTTTTTGCTCCGGGACTCAGATGTTCGGTTGGAGTTGGACTTCTCTGCATATGATCAAGTCGTCTTTAATCGCACCTATTTGGAGAGTATCTTTCAGAACCTTCTCTCGAACTCGATTAAGTATGCCCACCCGGAGCGGCGGTGCCGCATCTCGATTCGATCCCGTATTCAGGAGGGGCGGAAGTTTATCGATTTCTCGGACAACGGTATCGGTTTCGATTCCGCGAAGGTGGGGGAGCATCTATTTGGTCTGAATAAGAGGCACCACGAGCACAGCGATAGTAAGGGTGTCGGTTTGTATCTGGTCTATCATCACATGACCACCCTTGGTGGTTTTGTTTCCGTCGATAGCGAGGTTGACGTGGGAACTCGTTTCACCCTGGAGTTTCCGGATCTTTGA